AAACTACTTAGACCAGACATCGGGTCATTCCACCCTTGTGCCTAGACTTGGAGGCCAGGGAGCTGCAGGCCCAGACCCATGgcagcgaggaggaggaggagagccggAGTGCCAGGACGCTAGAACAAGAGGTGGGCATCCAGGCCATGTGACCATCTGCAGGAGGAGGTGACGGGTGGGCCCAGGAGTTGCCATGACTGGGGAGGGCAGCCCTGTCCACCTTCTCCGTGGGATCTGGGTAATTTGTCCTACCTGCAGGTGGCTGAGCCCAGCTTGCAGGTGGAACGTCCCAGGGACCTTTGCAAGGTGAGCCAACCTGGAACTGAATCTGCACAGAATTGTCAccctccccaacccccgcccTGCAGATCGAACGCCTGCGAGAAGAGGGTTCCCGGCAGCTGGAGGAACAGCAGAGGCTGATGCAGGAGCAGATCCGACAGGAACGGGAACAGAGGTTGAGAGGTGAGAGTCCGTCCCCCATACCCACCTTCCCCTCTAAGGCAGCTCCCAAAGCCCATAGTGGCCACACTGGCTGCCTAGAGGAGCTGCTGTGCAAGCTTCTACCTGCTAGAACCCCCGGAGGCACCCTACTGGGACACATGCCGCCTGTCCCTTCTTCCTTCCAGTTCTCTGGGGCCTATTGGCTTTTCACCCTTCTTGAGACCTCCTGGCCCAGGTGGTCTTTAGTCCCAAGCAGAGCTGGCTCTATTTTGGAGCCAATCACCCAGTGGAGTGGAGTGGGGGGGCTCTGGGGTACTTTGTTTCAGTAGAACTGTGTTGTGTctacccctgcctcctgcccccagagGTGTTCACAGCCCTTCTTGGGCAGAATGCTGACCATGGCCTTCAGGCAGCTGGGCAGCTGCCCCCAAGATGGCAGCTCCTCGGGGTGGGGGCCCCTCTACTTTCCCTACCAGACCCTACTCAGGGCAGGGCAAATACTGTCCCTGGTCAGGAATGACCTTTTCTAAGTCCTTCTGGCCCTGGGCTGTTTCTCCTTTGGGAGAACCACTGACTCCCTCGTATTCTATCTTACCcggaattattttctaaattttctaggaatgacagaaaatcttgaaagcaaagGAACCCCCAAGCTAAAGGTGAGCCCTGCAGGATCCCCGGGCCACCTCACACCTCCTTCTGTCTTCTTCAGCAAGAATAAATGCTTTGGGGGAACAAGGGCTTCTGGGGGATGCTGGATCTCTGGGAGCCCCACCACTACCCCCACCCTTCCATCCTCCCACTGCCTAGGTGTCAGAGCTGGCTGGGAAAGGCTGCTCTTAGCTCTGAAGGCTGCAGGGCTGCCCTCCCTGAGGCCCTAAAGGAGAGCCTCATTAGGGCTGGAAGCATGGCTGTGGGTGAGCAGACCACCTGCCTGTCCATTTTCAAGGGGAACACATTTTAGGGGGGTGCCCCCTAGATTACCGGTGTCTTAAAGACCAACAGGGTGTCTTCTCAGATTGTAAAGCTTGGGTGCAGGGGCTGGTCCTGTTGGGATGAAGATCAGTGTTGAATGGCAACACCCACTGCTATATTTCCAGCTCAAGTGGAAGAGCACAAAGGAGTCCGAGTCCCAAGGTGGATATTCCAGAGATGTCCTCCTGCGGCTTTTACAAAAGGTCTGCCCTGCTGACTTCCCTCTTACCCATCACCTGAGGCCCCACATCAGCCCAAACCCCAGGATCTCCAGGCCTAACCTTCCTTCACagctcctgcctttttttttttctgtgtcataGACCAAAGGACAGTCTAGAAACTTCTCCCCAGGCCATGGCCCTGTAGTCACCCATGTTGCCATGTGCCCACTCCAGCCAGGTCTAGCTCTGGCCATCCTTGGAAGCAAAGGGCTTGGCTGGGtctgtggggagagagggagttgGCGTCTGGCACCAAAGCCCCGTCCTCTTCGTGTCCTTCATTCGCCGAGGTGGCTGCACATCTCTGCAGGTCTATACCTCCACCTCTGCCCAGCTCTCCTTTGCTGTCCTctgtattttggaaaaaatacctTTCTTTCCCATCTCTGATCTACCCTATCTAGGAACCTAGCAATGAGAGGTTATCCTCTGTCTGATAATGGCCTAGTGGCCTCAGGGCGGCCCAGGCTTGTCTCTGGTGTGAGCTGGGCCATCCTGAAGGCTGAGCCATGCTTACTGGGACCCCCTTATCCTCACAGTATGGAGAGGTGCTCAACCTGGTACTTTCCAGTAAGAAGGCAGGCACTGCCGTGGTGGAGTTTGCGACCGTCAGGGCTGCGGTAAGTGCTATGTGGGGCTTTAGGGGCCTCAGATAGCCCTTCTATTCCAGGGGAGGAACCCAATTCTGTGGGCCCTGTGAGCTTAGGTATCCACACTCCCAGGGGATCTCCGGGCCAGCTCAGAGCCCAGGTTTCGCAGAGAGGGGCCCTCCAGCTCTCGGGAGTGGAGGCACAGCGAATAAAGGGATGGGTGGGAGGATGTTCCAGGGTTGGCTTCATTTCTTGCTGCCAGGCTCCATATGTCCTCCCTCTGGGAGCCAGTGTCCCTCCACGTTGGGGCCACGCACtgccttctccccttcctccactCCCCAGTCAGATGGCTCTTGAGGCCCACAAGGAGGGTCAGAGCTTCAGCACACTGCCCTGTGAAGGTTGCTCCACCTGGCTTGGAGGATGAGAGCACTGGTTCTGGTTCTTTCCATGGGGGTAGAACCAGTTGTAGCTGATGGGAATGATGGGACCCGGACTGGATGCTGTGTTTGACAGGAGCTGGCTGTCCAGAATGAAGTGGGCCTGGTCGATAACCCTCTGAAGATTTCCTGGTTGGAGGGACGGCCCCAGAGTTCGATGGGCCCCAGCCAC
The nucleotide sequence above comes from Phacochoerus africanus isolate WHEZ1 chromosome 2, ROS_Pafr_v1, whole genome shotgun sequence. Encoded proteins:
- the DNAJC17 gene encoding dnaJ homolog subfamily C member 17; translated protein: MAVTKELLQMDLYALLGIGEKAADKEVKKAYRQKALSCHPDKNPDNPRAAELFHQLSQALEVLTDAAARAAYDKVRKAKKQAAERTQKLDERRKKVKLDLEARELQAQTHGSEEEEESRSARTLEQEIERLREEGSRQLEEQQRLMQEQIRQEREQRLRGMTENLESKGTPKLKLKWKSTKESESQGGYSRDVLLRLLQKYGEVLNLVLSSKKAGTAVVEFATVRAAELAVQNEVGLVDNPLKISWLEGRPQSSMGPSHPGASQGSVLSERDYESLVMMRMRQAAERQQLIAQMQQEEQAGQPT